Proteins encoded by one window of Arachis ipaensis cultivar K30076 chromosome B04, Araip1.1, whole genome shotgun sequence:
- the LOC107636382 gene encoding uncharacterized protein LOC107636382 has product MALSLKNKLGFVDGSLPKPAYDDFTFNAWDYCNNLVVSWFTLLLSLEIANSVIWNGIAYDLWEELKKRFYQGNVFQIAELDEELFTFKQGDLSVISYFTKLKGSFSCVCGLKTIRNYRDDTFVVRFLQGLNDQYSVVRSNLIMMKLLPTIDAAFASLLQQERQLLGMDQLDQKPLLNAVDKQANFPSAFHGRGCRRDNRSGKGRAFGGKSHGKQCSFYGKMGHLVDTYYKKHGMPPHLKQRMIQFTNSITAKINKVDGSNTLGLYKDSNDSSASFTMEQKEAILALLHQQTTTNPQISCVI; this is encoded by the exons ATGGCTTTGTCATTGAAGAACAAGCTAGGTTTTGTGGATGGTTCTTTACCAAAACCAGCTTACGATGATTTTACATTCAATGCATGGGATTATTGTAACAATCTTGTGGTTTCTTGGTTCACTCTCTTATTGAGTCTGGAGATAGCAAACAGTGTCATATGGAATGGAATAGCCTACGATCTTTGGGAAGAATTAAAGAAAAGGTTCTATCAGGGTAATGTGTTCCAAATAGCTGAGTTGGATGAAGAACTTTTCACCTTCAAGCAGGGTGATCTTTCCGTCATATCCTACTTCACGAAGCTGAAAG GATCCTTTAGCTGTGTTTGTGGGTTGAAAACTATAAGAAATTATAGAGATGATACATTTGTTGTAAGATTCCttcaaggattgaatgatcaATACTCAGTGGTTCGCTCCAATTTGATTATGATGAAGCTCTTACCAACCATTGATGCTGCATTTGCTTCACTCTTACAACAAGAAAGACAGCTTCTTGGAATGGATCAACTCGATCAGAAACCTTTGCTCAATGCCGTTGATAAGCAAGCCAATTTTCCATCAGCTTTCCATGGAAGAGGCTGCAGACGAGACAATAGAAGTGGCAAAGGTAGAGCCTTTGGAGGAAAAAGTCATGGAAAGCAATGCTCTTTTTATGGGAAAATGGGTCACCTTGTTGATACCTACTATAAGAAGCATGGCATGCCCCCTCACCTTAAGCAACGCATGATTCAATTCACAAACAGCATCACTGCCAAGATCAACAAAGTTGATGGCAGTAATACTCTCGGATTGTACAAGGACAGTAATGATTCAAGTGCATCATTTACCATGGAGCAAAAGGAAGCTATATTGGCACTCCTACATCAGCAGACAACAACTAATCCTCAAA TCTCATGTGTCATTTAG